In Thermoanaerobaculia bacterium, a genomic segment contains:
- a CDS encoding dodecin family protein, which yields MSSVARVTEISSKSDKSFDDAIRDGIARAAKTLRGVTSAWVKDHRLDIEDGKIRGYQVNLLVTFVLED from the coding sequence ATGAGCTCAGTAGCCCGCGTTACGGAAATCAGCTCGAAGTCCGACAAGAGCTTCGACGACGCCATCCGCGACGGAATCGCCCGCGCGGCGAAGACGCTTCGCGGAGTCACGTCGGCCTGGGTCAAGGACCACCGTCTCGACATCGAGGACGGCAAGATCCGCGGCTACCAGGTCAACCTGCTCGTGACGTTCGTCCTGGAGGACTGA